Proteins co-encoded in one Deltaproteobacteria bacterium genomic window:
- a CDS encoding thrombospondin type 3 repeat-containing protein: protein MAGLRFFFIFPLFFISSLAVATPCYVSNFTDNPENNPGVGQKKYSFRDLLEIVTLAGSPELKGNSFSKMCLEPKDKNGFPIRKIIFNQSGTIKPTEPLPGLTVHNGERLIIEVAEGHLVILDGSEINADQYPVKCGLYIGNNPNYQPDNFIQDSSSDGTTLLGSFIVKNFPNSGICSHADDITMERVSSIGNGGVGFFVNGHWNKLIDIVSSKNQGGGVLLASDSKYTQIMPSSPNIVPPIISWNNYFGIEIDSSDHVIDSAAIFENTWAGIHVGKDGDHNQFLKVVAYKNAGGKGGAGIELEPKANGGMWPPYLVGYEKSFSKTTLHLKIAQADGKDGGSIHVYRAMSNPLTDGLPTQASDWIKDIDFSAQDLSNDGSLAIEIAHQDIFWEKNQTFLTFALTSFATGSTSTYSNAFKVTKPSLITAEVGTTSVESIVKEAGKNYGNIFEGIPFIPFDMDSDKVPDGDDNCPEAPNANQKDTDGDGIGDACDQDEKPKPTNKPKPTDKPTPTGQPTPTGQPEPTEGPTPTTPLPTTNPPSFPEPSPSVNPGDNPLPSNEPSTGGGGCNLTFMNSGGDIFSLIGFMVLPIVMLLTKRRDF from the coding sequence ATGGCCGGTTTACGATTCTTTTTTATTTTCCCCTTATTTTTTATATCTTCCTTGGCGGTTGCAACACCGTGCTATGTGTCTAATTTTACGGATAATCCTGAAAACAATCCTGGAGTTGGGCAAAAAAAATATTCCTTCCGCGATTTATTAGAAATTGTAACCCTAGCAGGGAGCCCAGAACTTAAGGGAAATAGTTTTAGCAAGATGTGTCTTGAACCCAAAGATAAAAATGGGTTTCCTATCCGTAAAATTATTTTCAACCAATCGGGTACCATTAAACCTACTGAACCACTGCCTGGGCTTACCGTTCATAATGGGGAGAGGTTGATCATTGAAGTCGCCGAGGGTCATCTTGTTATCCTCGATGGTTCAGAGATCAACGCCGATCAATACCCCGTAAAATGTGGTTTATATATCGGTAATAATCCTAACTACCAACCAGATAACTTTATTCAAGATAGCAGTTCAGATGGCACCACTCTCCTCGGTTCGTTTATTGTCAAAAATTTTCCTAATTCAGGGATTTGCAGCCATGCGGATGATATTACAATGGAACGAGTTTCTAGCATTGGCAATGGCGGGGTTGGTTTTTTTGTCAATGGTCATTGGAATAAGCTCATTGATATTGTGAGCAGCAAGAATCAAGGGGGCGGTGTTCTATTGGCATCAGATTCAAAATATACCCAAATCATGCCTTCTTCGCCCAATATTGTGCCACCCATTATTTCTTGGAATAATTATTTTGGAATAGAGATTGATTCTAGTGATCATGTCATCGATTCTGCTGCTATCTTTGAAAATACCTGGGCAGGGATTCATGTTGGAAAAGATGGCGACCACAATCAATTTCTAAAAGTTGTAGCCTATAAAAATGCGGGTGGCAAGGGTGGGGCTGGCATCGAATTAGAACCCAAGGCCAACGGGGGGATGTGGCCTCCCTATCTTGTGGGATATGAAAAGTCTTTTTCAAAAACCACGCTTCATTTAAAAATTGCTCAGGCCGATGGTAAAGATGGCGGGAGTATCCATGTGTATCGAGCCATGTCGAACCCCCTGACCGATGGTTTGCCAACTCAAGCCAGTGATTGGATCAAAGACATCGACTTTTCTGCCCAAGACCTTAGTAACGATGGTAGTTTAGCAATTGAAATTGCTCATCAAGATATATTTTGGGAAAAGAATCAGACATTCTTAACCTTTGCCTTAACGAGCTTTGCCACGGGTAGCACCTCAACCTATTCCAATGCCTTCAAGGTTACAAAACCATCGCTTATTACTGCGGAAGTTGGAACAACAAGTGTTGAAAGTATTGTTAAGGAGGCTGGGAAAAATTACGGAAATATTTTTGAGGGAATTCCCTTTATCCCCTTTGATATGGATAGCGACAAGGTCCCTGATGGAGACGACAATTGCCCCGAGGCACCCAATGCCAACCAAAAAGATACCGATGGTGATGGAATAGGCGATGCTTGCGACCAAGATGAAAAACCAAAACCAACAAATAAACCTAAACCAACCGACAAACCCACACCAACCGGTCAACCCACTCCAACGGGTCAACCAGAACCAACCGAGGGCCCAACGCCTACAACGCCACTTCCAACCACAAATCCTCCGAGTTTTCCTGAGCCATCGCCCTCGGTTAATCCTGGTGACAACCCCTTGCCATCGAATGAGCCCTCAACGGGTGGTGGTGGGTGTAACCTAACTTTCATGAACAGTGGGGGCGATATTTTTTCGCTCATTGGCTTTATGGTTTTGCCGATCGTGATGCTTTTAACAAAGCGACGGGATTTCTGA